A single window of Desulfovibrio sp. G11 DNA harbors:
- a CDS encoding histidinol-phosphatase has protein sequence MIRADLHNHTLAAHGQDTVNDMYKAASKRHVDWYGLSEHSPLPPGYSCPLYKGDLNVTFPAYVEAVLALKDNALPGGPRVLLGMELDWLPVNMGWMESLLGRYPFDYVIGGLHFVHDVPIGSPRSWGEGLALPERFARYEAYYEEMARLAASGFVDVVAHPDFIKVCCYDDFQDWLRQPGSLDIVARALEAMRQQDVAMEVSSAGLRKAFHEPYPGPAIMGLAADLGLDICFGSDAHAAAETVSHFDDLARYARSYGFSRNRIAVGRERRWLEF, from the coding sequence ATGATACGCGCTGATCTGCATAACCACACCCTGGCCGCCCACGGCCAGGACACCGTGAATGACATGTATAAGGCGGCCAGCAAGCGACATGTGGACTGGTACGGCCTCTCCGAACATTCCCCCCTGCCGCCAGGTTATTCCTGCCCGCTCTACAAGGGGGACCTTAACGTGACCTTCCCCGCCTATGTGGAGGCTGTGCTGGCGCTCAAGGACAACGCTTTGCCCGGCGGCCCTCGGGTGCTGCTCGGTATGGAGCTGGACTGGCTACCCGTGAATATGGGGTGGATGGAAAGCCTGCTGGGGCGATATCCCTTTGATTATGTTATCGGCGGGCTGCATTTTGTGCATGATGTACCCATAGGCTCTCCGCGCAGCTGGGGCGAAGGTCTGGCCCTGCCGGAGCGCTTTGCCCGTTATGAAGCCTATTATGAAGAAATGGCCCGGCTTGCGGCCAGCGGATTTGTGGATGTGGTGGCGCATCCGGACTTTATCAAGGTCTGCTGCTATGACGATTTTCAGGACTGGCTGCGCCAGCCGGGCAGCCTGGATATTGTGGCGCGTGCTCTTGAGGCCATGCGGCAGCAGGATGTCGCCATGGAGGTTTCTTCTGCCGGCTTGCGAAAGGCTTTTCACGAGCCGTATCCCGGTCCGGCCATTATGGGCCTTGCCGCTGATCTGGGGCTGGATATCTGCTTTGGTTCCGATGCCCACGCGGCCGCCGAAACCGTATCCCACTTCGACGATCTGGCGCGCTACGCCCGCTCGTACGGCTTCAGCCGCAACCGCATAGCAGTAGGGCGGGAGCGGCGCTGGCTGGAATTCTGA
- the hisI gene encoding phosphoribosyl-AMP cyclohydrolase translates to MTAPEPQSSAAPGEAFTPDFSKGLLPAIAQDHASGEVLMLAYMNEEAWRKTLETGQAHYWSRSREKIWHKGGTSGHIQKVLAVRLDCDSDTILLVVDQVGGAACHTGRRTCFYREWKDGAVSECAPMVFDPQKVYGV, encoded by the coding sequence ATGACAGCCCCCGAACCGCAGTCTTCCGCCGCCCCCGGCGAGGCTTTCACCCCCGATTTCAGCAAGGGCCTTCTGCCAGCCATCGCACAGGACCACGCCAGCGGCGAGGTGCTCATGCTGGCGTATATGAATGAAGAAGCCTGGCGTAAAACCCTTGAGACCGGCCAGGCTCACTACTGGAGCCGCAGCCGAGAAAAGATCTGGCATAAAGGCGGCACTTCGGGGCATATACAAAAAGTGCTCGCTGTGCGGCTGGACTGCGACAGCGACACGATACTGCTGGTTGTGGACCAGGTGGGCGGCGCGGCCTGTCATACGGGACGGCGCACCTGCTTTTACCGGGAATGGAAGGATGGCGCCGTCAGCGAGTGCGCCCCGATGGTCTTTGATCCCCAAAAAGTTTACGGCGTATAA
- a CDS encoding YkgJ family cysteine cluster protein → MSNDASREFLDTLPELGPAETFCFDCHPGVPCFNRCCAELTLPLTPYDILRLRRHMGMTSEDFLATFTTMRSFPDTGFPLPMLRMQDGPGEPCPFVSPAGCSVYEDRPGACRYYPIGRGTKMAADGVAERFFVVREAHCHGFDEGVSRTPHQWMENEELQPFNRANDRYMRLMALVRATGKPLEPRMATMTVLCLFQLDRFRELVTAMKIFSHVDTSEERKAAVMQDSPEGDVAALDFALDWLELVIFGQSEGLAKKQ, encoded by the coding sequence ATGAGCAATGACGCCAGCCGCGAATTTCTCGACACCCTGCCGGAACTGGGACCCGCTGAAACCTTCTGTTTTGACTGCCACCCCGGCGTTCCCTGTTTCAACCGCTGCTGTGCGGAGCTGACCCTCCCCCTCACGCCATACGACATCCTGCGGCTACGCCGGCATATGGGCATGACCAGCGAGGATTTTCTTGCGACCTTTACCACCATGCGCTCCTTTCCCGACACGGGTTTTCCCCTGCCCATGCTGCGCATGCAGGATGGCCCCGGCGAACCCTGCCCCTTTGTAAGCCCCGCAGGCTGCTCCGTATATGAAGACAGACCCGGAGCCTGCCGCTATTATCCCATCGGGCGCGGCACGAAGATGGCCGCAGACGGCGTTGCCGAACGCTTTTTCGTGGTGCGCGAGGCCCACTGCCACGGCTTTGACGAGGGCGTCAGCCGCACTCCCCATCAATGGATGGAAAACGAAGAACTGCAGCCCTTCAACAGGGCCAATGATCGTTACATGCGCCTCATGGCCCTGGTGCGGGCTACAGGCAAGCCGCTGGAGCCGCGCATGGCCACCATGACGGTGCTCTGCCTCTTCCAGCTTGACCGTTTTCGCGAGCTTGTGACGGCCATGAAAATATTCAGCCATGTGGACACGAGCGAAGAGCGCAAGGCCGCAGTCATGCAGGACAGCCCCGAAGGCGACGTGGCGGCGCTGGACTTCGCGCTGGACTGGCTGGAACTTGTGATTTTCGGGCAAAGTGAAGGACTTGCCAAAAAGCAATAG
- a CDS encoding YbjN domain-containing protein gives MAEVNKWNAQKVYTRTYLDKDQDLTMEMDVFMRYGMTQKNLEEIFDLWKTSLRHLSEVIAAQSKKNPS, from the coding sequence ATGGCTGAAGTCAACAAGTGGAACGCCCAGAAAGTGTACACCAGAACCTACCTTGACAAGGATCAGGATCTGACAATGGAAATGGACGTCTTCATGCGCTACGGCATGACCCAAAAAAATCTGGAAGAAATCTTTGACCTGTGGAAGACATCCCTCAGGCATCTCTCCGAGGTGATTGCCGCGCAGTCCAAAAAGAATCCCTCGTAG
- a CDS encoding IS30 family transposase: protein MGYAHLAREERYYICQAVKSGTSLRAIAKAIGRSVSTVSRELARNTGARGYRYRQAHKRSQKRQTSKGKKRIGLEVWTYVEQCLHQDFSPEQISGVLKRKGFALSHEWIYQYILADKKRGGTLHSHLRCQRKRKRRYGKPDRRGQIKGRISIDIRPSIVAERSRLGDWEADTVEGSKGGPVLVTLAERKSRLFLFGKAPNKSASEVRRVIEGLLTPIKDFVQTITYDNGKEFSYHADVSATLEAQGFFAHPYHSWERGLNENSNGLLRQYFPKGVSLASVTQDEIIAAMCRLNWRPRKCLGFKTPYEVFLEDANTQGLGVAL from the coding sequence ATGGGCTATGCACACCTTGCCAGGGAAGAACGGTACTACATCTGCCAGGCAGTGAAAAGTGGAACGTCACTGAGGGCCATAGCCAAAGCGATAGGCCGTAGCGTCTCAACTGTAAGCCGCGAACTTGCGCGAAATACCGGGGCGCGTGGCTACCGCTACAGGCAGGCACACAAGCGCAGTCAGAAAAGGCAGACCAGTAAAGGGAAGAAGCGCATTGGCCTTGAGGTATGGACGTATGTTGAACAGTGTCTGCACCAGGACTTCAGTCCGGAGCAAATCTCTGGAGTTCTCAAACGCAAAGGTTTTGCCCTCAGTCATGAATGGATTTACCAGTACATTCTGGCGGACAAAAAACGAGGAGGAACGCTGCACAGCCATTTGCGCTGCCAGCGCAAACGCAAACGACGATATGGCAAACCCGACAGACGAGGTCAAATCAAGGGGCGTATCAGCATAGACATACGCCCGTCCATTGTTGCCGAGCGCTCACGCCTTGGTGATTGGGAGGCTGATACCGTTGAAGGCAGTAAAGGAGGCCCCGTTTTGGTGACACTTGCAGAGCGTAAAAGTCGTCTTTTCCTGTTTGGCAAGGCTCCCAACAAAAGCGCCAGCGAAGTAAGGCGGGTCATTGAAGGACTCTTGACACCCATTAAGGACTTTGTTCAGACTATTACCTATGATAACGGCAAGGAGTTCAGCTACCATGCCGATGTGTCAGCTACACTCGAGGCTCAGGGATTTTTTGCGCACCCCTACCATTCGTGGGAGCGTGGCTTGAACGAGAACTCCAATGGCCTTCTACGCCAATACTTCCCCAAGGGGGTAAGCTTGGCATCGGTCACGCAAGATGAGATCATAGCGGCAATGTGCCGCTTGAACTGGCGGCCTAGAAAATGCCTTGGGTTTAAGACACCCTATGAAGTTTTTTTAGAAGACGCCAATACCCAAGGACTGGGTGTTGCACTTTGA
- a CDS encoding DEAD/DEAH box helicase, which produces MPEHQSNSTPDSSSTAVEGTSARDPEAPLEGLSVSEPEDALPRVNLEDMPEDMRTACARAGWQGLMPVQSLALPYLLAGRDIMVQSRTGSGKTGCYLLPMLPRLSADLKAPQALVLAPTRELAVQVEREAAVLFEGTGIVTVAVYGGVGYKKQMDALRNGAQLIVGTPGRVLDHLLRRTLDLGDLRELVFDEADRMLSIGFYPDMKEIQRYLPRRRIHTCLFSATYPPHVLKLSGEFMAEPAMLSLSQKEVHVAEVQHLFCEVKPMDKDRALVRLLETENPASAIIFCNTKSNVHYVAGVLQGFGYNADELSADLSQSRREAVLEKIRQGKLQYLVATDVAARGIDIPELSHVFLYEPPEDHESYIHRAGRTGRAGAAGTVISLVDVMQRMELDRIAKHYKIGLIPLPLPTDEDVAHVAGTRLTAILEGRFRKLTGLERVRVERYAALARELAAEHDDEESVLLLAMLLDEAHQESLRENRFPDQSSGTAGQQGRAGSGGRGGRSSRGSNGPRGGAEHKEEGAAEGGSRTGKRRRRSSRRRDGEQGREAAPRNAAGKTDTAE; this is translated from the coding sequence ATGCCTGAACATCAATCAAACAGCACGCCAGACAGCAGTTCCACGGCGGTGGAAGGCACATCTGCGCGAGATCCGGAAGCTCCCCTTGAAGGGCTTTCCGTCAGTGAACCGGAAGATGCCCTGCCCAGGGTGAACCTGGAAGACATGCCCGAAGACATGCGCACCGCCTGCGCCCGCGCCGGCTGGCAGGGCCTCATGCCTGTGCAGTCGCTGGCGTTGCCCTACCTGCTGGCAGGGCGCGACATCATGGTGCAGTCACGCACGGGCAGCGGTAAAACGGGCTGCTACCTGCTGCCCATGCTGCCCCGGCTTTCTGCCGACCTCAAGGCTCCCCAGGCGCTTGTGCTGGCCCCCACGCGGGAGCTGGCCGTGCAGGTGGAACGTGAGGCCGCCGTGCTGTTTGAGGGCACGGGCATTGTCACCGTGGCCGTTTACGGCGGCGTGGGTTACAAAAAGCAGATGGACGCCCTGCGCAACGGTGCGCAGCTTATTGTGGGTACCCCGGGCCGTGTGCTGGACCACCTGCTGCGTCGCACCCTGGACCTCGGCGACCTGCGCGAACTGGTCTTTGACGAGGCCGACCGCATGCTTTCCATCGGTTTTTACCCCGACATGAAGGAGATACAGCGCTATCTGCCCAGGCGGCGCATCCACACCTGCCTGTTCTCGGCCACCTATCCTCCGCATGTGCTCAAGCTCTCCGGGGAATTCATGGCCGAGCCAGCCATGCTTTCGCTTTCACAAAAAGAAGTGCATGTGGCCGAAGTGCAGCATCTCTTCTGTGAAGTGAAGCCGATGGACAAAGACCGTGCGCTGGTGCGTCTGCTTGAGACGGAAAATCCGGCGTCGGCCATCATTTTTTGCAATACCAAGTCCAATGTTCACTATGTGGCCGGTGTGCTGCAGGGCTTTGGCTATAATGCCGACGAGCTTTCCGCAGATCTTTCGCAGTCGCGGCGCGAAGCTGTGCTTGAAAAAATCCGGCAGGGCAAGCTTCAGTATCTTGTCGCCACGGATGTGGCGGCGCGCGGTATTGATATTCCCGAACTTTCCCACGTGTTTCTGTACGAGCCGCCGGAAGACCACGAAAGCTACATCCACCGCGCCGGGCGTACTGGTCGTGCCGGGGCTGCCGGTACCGTCATTTCGCTGGTGGACGTCATGCAGCGCATGGAGCTTGACCGCATTGCCAAGCATTACAAGATCGGTCTTATCCCCCTGCCGCTGCCCACGGACGAAGATGTGGCTCATGTGGCCGGCACACGCCTGACGGCCATTCTTGAAGGCCGCTTCCGTAAGCTCACGGGGCTTGAGCGTGTGCGCGTGGAACGCTACGCCGCACTGGCGCGCGAGCTTGCTGCAGAGCACGATGATGAAGAAAGCGTTTTGCTGCTGGCGATGCTGCTGGACGAAGCCCATCAGGAAAGCCTGCGTGAAAACCGTTTTCCCGACCAGTCTTCCGGCACGGCCGGGCAGCAGGGGCGTGCCGGTTCCGGCGGCCGTGGCGGCAGAAGCTCCAGAGGGAGCAATGGCCCCAGAGGCGGTGCCGAGCATAAAGAAGAGGGCGCTGCCGAGGGCGGTTCCCGGACCGGAAAACGTCGTAGACGCTCTTCACGCCGCCGTGACGGCGAGCAGGGCAGGGAGGCCGCGCCCAGGAACGCGGCAGGCAAAACGGATACCGCTGAGTAA
- a CDS encoding bifunctional riboflavin kinase/FAD synthetase, producing the protein MNIAHSIEELDFSENSGLTIGNFDGVHLGHQALIRHTLDVCSGEGLTPVVMTFWPHPRQVVMPHLGHMPLTTREERFARLEALGVRHVLELPFTHELAALDAAGFVRAFLEPLRLRHLVVGYDFSLGRDRGGHVDVLRRLGADAGFCVEQLPPVVVDGTVVSSTTLRKLIDEGDVREAARLLGRFHGFSGQVVHGDGRGAGLGFPTANLARPEVVIPRAGVYATLATLATPAGSEKARPAVTCIGCKPTFGENELSVETFLLEGGGDLYGRTLRLDFVERLRGEKRFDSVDALKLQIAADVEQARRILAAFVR; encoded by the coding sequence ATGAATATCGCACACTCCATTGAAGAACTGGATTTTTCGGAAAACAGCGGCCTTACCATCGGCAATTTTGACGGTGTGCACCTCGGGCATCAGGCGCTCATCCGTCATACCCTGGACGTCTGTTCCGGCGAAGGGCTGACGCCTGTGGTCATGACGTTCTGGCCCCATCCGCGCCAGGTGGTCATGCCCCATCTGGGGCATATGCCGTTGACCACGCGGGAAGAGCGCTTTGCACGGCTGGAAGCGCTGGGCGTGCGCCATGTGCTGGAACTGCCTTTCACGCATGAACTTGCCGCTCTTGATGCCGCGGGCTTTGTGCGCGCTTTTCTTGAGCCTTTGCGGCTGCGCCATCTGGTGGTGGGCTATGACTTCAGCCTGGGCCGCGACCGTGGCGGGCATGTGGACGTGCTGCGCCGTCTGGGCGCGGATGCCGGATTTTGCGTGGAGCAGCTGCCCCCTGTGGTGGTGGACGGCACCGTGGTCAGTTCCACCACGCTGCGCAAGCTCATAGACGAGGGCGATGTGCGCGAGGCTGCGCGTCTGCTTGGGCGTTTTCACGGTTTCAGCGGCCAAGTGGTGCATGGCGACGGGCGCGGGGCTGGGCTGGGCTTTCCCACAGCCAATCTGGCCCGCCCGGAAGTGGTCATCCCCAGGGCCGGGGTTTATGCCACTCTAGCCACTCTAGCCACTCCGGCCGGGAGTGAAAAAGCCCGGCCGGCGGTAACCTGCATAGGCTGCAAGCCCACCTTCGGAGAAAATGAGCTGAGTGTGGAAACTTTTTTGCTCGAAGGCGGCGGCGACCTGTATGGGCGGACGCTGCGTCTGGACTTTGTAGAGCGGCTGCGCGGTGAAAAACGCTTTGACTCCGTGGATGCCCTCAAACTGCAGATCGCTGCGGATGTGGAGCAGGCGCGGCGCATACTGGCGGCCTTTGTCCGGTAG
- a CDS encoding sulfite exporter TauE/SafE family protein, which produces MSFGRQVYEFLLSGSRAYAKWDLEVSTSILKNRKKLLLLLALAVPILAGCLAEAYEYHEMLGGKTAYAPAFYTTNIFLASIAVGLAAGLITGCIGAGGGFIITPALMAVGVKGILAVGTDLFHIFAKAIMGTTVHKKLGNVSGKLAVAFLCGSVVGTFIGGAINKGLYNADPLLSELFISSIYAVLLGFLGFYALFDFLKSSRGGAAASQDAHGGSSGMTGISVKLQGLRVPPMISFDEDLVPGGRRISGWIVAAGGVFVGLLAAIMGVGGGFVTFPMFVYIFGVSSMTTVGTDILQIIFTAGFAAIGQYAIYGYVFYTLAIGMLLGSLLGIQVGALTTKVVKGIHIRGFYAISIIAGFINRAATLPKKLVEMEVLNWSPKVVGIIESVGNVVFWVVVAFFGIWVFSKFFANIGKLRGEA; this is translated from the coding sequence ATGAGTTTTGGCAGACAAGTTTACGAGTTTCTGCTGAGCGGCTCAAGGGCTTACGCCAAATGGGACCTGGAAGTCTCCACTTCCATTCTCAAAAACCGCAAAAAACTGCTTCTCTTGCTGGCGCTGGCAGTTCCCATTCTTGCGGGTTGCCTGGCAGAAGCCTATGAGTACCACGAAATGCTGGGCGGCAAAACCGCCTATGCGCCAGCCTTTTACACCACAAACATCTTTCTGGCATCCATAGCAGTGGGCCTGGCCGCCGGTCTCATCACCGGGTGTATCGGCGCCGGCGGCGGTTTCATCATTACCCCGGCGCTCATGGCCGTGGGCGTCAAGGGCATCCTGGCGGTGGGTACTGACCTGTTCCACATTTTCGCCAAGGCCATCATGGGCACAACCGTCCACAAAAAACTCGGCAACGTATCAGGCAAACTGGCCGTTGCATTTTTGTGCGGATCGGTTGTGGGAACCTTCATCGGCGGGGCCATCAACAAGGGCCTGTATAACGCCGACCCGCTGCTTTCCGAATTGTTCATCAGCAGCATCTACGCTGTTCTGCTGGGCTTTCTCGGCTTCTATGCCCTGTTTGACTTTCTGAAAAGTTCGCGCGGCGGCGCGGCGGCAAGCCAGGATGCCCACGGCGGCAGCTCCGGCATGACCGGCATTTCCGTCAAGCTTCAGGGCCTGCGCGTACCCCCCATGATTTCCTTTGACGAAGACCTCGTACCCGGCGGCCGTCGCATTTCCGGCTGGATTGTGGCCGCGGGCGGCGTTTTTGTAGGCCTGCTGGCCGCCATCATGGGTGTGGGCGGTGGCTTCGTCACCTTCCCCATGTTCGTGTACATCTTCGGCGTGTCTTCAATGACCACTGTAGGAACGGACATCCTGCAGATCATATTCACCGCCGGTTTTGCGGCCATCGGCCAGTATGCCATTTACGGCTATGTTTTCTACACCCTTGCCATCGGCATGCTGCTCGGCTCGTTGCTGGGCATCCAGGTCGGCGCTCTGACCACCAAGGTGGTCAAGGGCATCCACATCCGCGGCTTCTACGCCATCTCCATCATCGCGGGCTTTATCAACCGCGCGGCCACCCTGCCCAAAAAACTGGTGGAAATGGAAGTGCTCAACTGGTCGCCCAAGGTTGTGGGCATTATTGAAAGTGTGGGCAACGTCGTTTTCTGGGTCGTTGTGGCATTCTTCGGTATCTGGGTCTTCAGCAAGTTCTTCGCCAACATCGGTAAGCTCAGAGGGGAGGCCTGA
- a CDS encoding c-type cytochrome: MKNRSVYLGLVLAGVLLVFGVWALSFFGSTLSIERVALDSDAATTRIAVPSTQALFNPPRPEDAPESIREEVMLGYKIMTETKKYAGQYIGKDSQLSCSSCHFEGGRSMESFSLVGVGATYPRYRDRNEYTIDLGIRIQGCFDRSMNGTPPPLDSQVIQSLLVYLQWISKDIPVYAKLPWAVPESMDNPHKPDPANGEKVYKDVCARCHGLDGEGTDIAPPVWGDGAYNDGAGMHRIRTLSIFAWRFMPKNAPSLTQEEALDVAGYIHEQPRPAFKSTHPDKIVRLIPLTEGN, from the coding sequence ATGAAAAACCGCAGCGTGTACCTGGGGCTTGTTCTGGCAGGCGTACTGCTTGTCTTCGGCGTATGGGCGCTTTCTTTCTTCGGCTCGACGCTTTCCATAGAAAGGGTGGCTCTTGATTCCGATGCCGCGACCACAAGGATTGCCGTGCCGTCGACTCAGGCCCTGTTCAATCCGCCTCGTCCCGAAGACGCGCCAGAGAGTATCCGCGAGGAGGTCATGCTCGGCTACAAGATCATGACTGAAACGAAAAAATACGCTGGCCAGTATATCGGCAAGGACAGTCAGCTTTCCTGTTCAAGCTGTCATTTCGAGGGCGGCCGGTCCATGGAGAGTTTTTCGCTTGTGGGCGTGGGGGCGACCTACCCGCGCTACCGCGACCGCAATGAATATACCATTGATCTCGGCATCCGCATTCAGGGCTGTTTTGACCGCAGCATGAACGGCACGCCGCCGCCGCTGGACAGCCAGGTGATACAGTCGCTGCTGGTGTACCTGCAATGGATTTCCAAAGATATCCCCGTCTACGCCAAGCTGCCCTGGGCGGTACCTGAAAGTATGGACAATCCCCACAAGCCTGATCCGGCCAACGGCGAAAAGGTTTATAAGGACGTGTGCGCCCGCTGCCACGGTCTTGACGGCGAAGGTACGGACATTGCCCCGCCCGTGTGGGGCGACGGCGCATACAATGACGGCGCCGGCATGCACCGCATCCGCACCCTTTCCATCTTTGCCTGGCGCTTTATGCCCAAGAATGCGCCTTCCCTGACGCAGGAAGAGGCGCTGGATGTGGCGGGCTATATCCATGAGCAGCCCCGGCCGGCCTTCAAGTCCACCCATCCCGACAAGATCGTGCGGCTTATCCCCCTGACGGAAGGGAACTAG
- the hisG gene encoding ATP phosphoribosyltransferase: MSADIKPIIKLGVPKGSLEEATINLFERAGWKIRKHTRNYFPDINDPEITASLCRVQEIGGYIEAGVLDVGITGLDWLTERNHEDKVVRVSDLVYSKTSNRPCRWVLAVAGDAPYQCAADLAGKRIATELEGLTRRYFEQAGVPVNVFYSWGATEAKVVEGLADGIVEVTETGTTIRAHGLRIIDDVMLSYPVLIANRDAWADPAKRAKIEQLDLLLQGALRAENLVALKMNAPAGNLAFILEMLPSLNSPTVSPLRDEKWLSVESVVQVDVVRDLIPRLREAGAEGIIEYALNKVI, encoded by the coding sequence ATGAGCGCGGACATAAAACCCATCATCAAGCTCGGCGTGCCCAAAGGCTCGCTGGAAGAAGCCACCATCAATCTTTTCGAACGTGCGGGCTGGAAAATCCGCAAGCATACGCGCAACTACTTTCCCGACATCAACGATCCTGAAATCACGGCCTCGCTGTGCCGCGTGCAGGAAATCGGCGGCTATATCGAAGCCGGGGTACTGGATGTGGGCATAACCGGCCTTGACTGGCTCACCGAACGCAACCACGAAGACAAGGTGGTGCGCGTTTCCGACCTGGTGTATTCCAAAACTTCCAACCGCCCCTGCCGCTGGGTGCTGGCCGTGGCGGGCGATGCCCCCTACCAGTGTGCCGCCGACCTGGCGGGAAAACGCATCGCCACCGAGCTTGAAGGCCTTACCCGCCGCTATTTCGAACAGGCCGGCGTCCCCGTAAATGTCTTCTACTCCTGGGGGGCCACAGAGGCCAAAGTTGTGGAAGGCCTTGCCGACGGCATTGTGGAAGTGACCGAAACAGGCACCACCATCCGCGCCCACGGCCTGCGTATCATTGATGACGTCATGCTGTCCTACCCTGTGCTCATCGCCAACAGGGACGCCTGGGCCGACCCGGCCAAGCGCGCCAAGATCGAGCAGCTCGACCTGCTGCTTCAGGGCGCCTTGCGGGCAGAGAATCTGGTCGCCCTCAAAATGAACGCCCCGGCGGGCAATCTGGCGTTCATCCTTGAAATGCTGCCGTCGCTCAATTCGCCCACAGTTTCTCCCCTGCGGGACGAAAAATGGCTTTCAGTAGAGTCTGTCGTGCAGGTTGATGTGGTGCGCGACCTTATACCGCGCCTGCGCGAAGCCGGGGCGGAAGGCATCATCGAATACGCCCTGAACAAAGTTATCTAG
- a CDS encoding c-type cytochrome, translating into MIFPILHIPGLGDGMTIALDAVLHVIISHGLAIGLMTMIILFQTLTWMGKGEHWAKISRSLLGPTVVVITSVGAVTGVGIWFITSILAPEGIGSLIHLFFWPWFIEWGAFTSEVILLLIYYYLWDRLAEKQPGKLAALGWGYVVMAVFSAILISGILGFMLTPDGWPWGQDFDQAYFNPTFAPQVFLRLAAGLAIGSLLLTAWIAWRFKGTAQERGSALRLSGGVFLACVAVAGVSAWVYFSRVPMTYLTHWKFAVATSYMSQLPDFLPTLNAVAVGVLCLAGLVAILRSRTASRILCIPALLLCVFMVMEFERIREFVRGPYLLPGYMYANQVPLVEKLALDEKNENFLPRMRWVNDNGKLPPDMVAGQALFAANCGVCHTNVKGGLNNIGIRVAGRTLDSLNAIIDITENLGPFMTPFTGSESERLLLANYIYMLAAEQGYIKTQQAHTGRAAGEVK; encoded by the coding sequence ATGATATTTCCCATATTGCATATACCGGGACTTGGCGATGGCATGACCATCGCCCTGGACGCCGTGCTGCACGTCATCATAAGCCACGGCCTGGCTATCGGTCTTATGACCATGATCATCCTCTTTCAAACCCTCACATGGATGGGCAAGGGAGAGCACTGGGCAAAAATCAGCCGCAGCCTGCTCGGCCCCACCGTGGTGGTCATTACCTCCGTGGGCGCTGTAACGGGTGTGGGCATCTGGTTTATCACCAGCATTCTCGCACCCGAAGGCATCGGTTCGCTCATCCATCTCTTCTTCTGGCCCTGGTTCATAGAGTGGGGGGCCTTTACCTCTGAAGTCATCCTGCTGCTCATCTATTATTACCTGTGGGACAGGCTGGCGGAAAAGCAGCCCGGCAAACTGGCCGCGCTGGGCTGGGGCTATGTGGTCATGGCTGTTTTTTCGGCCATTCTCATTTCAGGCATCCTGGGTTTCATGCTCACGCCTGACGGCTGGCCCTGGGGCCAGGACTTTGATCAGGCCTATTTCAACCCCACCTTTGCGCCGCAGGTCTTTTTGCGCCTGGCAGCCGGGCTTGCCATCGGCTCTCTGCTGCTCACGGCCTGGATTGCCTGGCGCTTCAAGGGAACGGCACAGGAGCGCGGCAGCGCCCTGCGCCTGTCCGGAGGCGTATTTCTGGCCTGCGTGGCCGTAGCCGGAGTGAGCGCCTGGGTATATTTCTCCCGCGTGCCCATGACCTATCTGACCCACTGGAAGTTCGCGGTAGCCACGTCATACATGTCGCAACTGCCGGACTTTCTGCCCACTCTCAATGCCGTGGCCGTGGGTGTGCTCTGCCTTGCCGGTCTTGTGGCGATACTGCGCAGCCGCACGGCAAGCCGTATCCTCTGTATTCCGGCCCTCCTGCTTTGTGTGTTCATGGTTATGGAATTTGAGCGTATTCGCGAATTTGTGCGCGGGCCGTATCTTCTGCCCGGCTATATGTACGCCAATCAGGTGCCGCTGGTGGAAAAGCTGGCCCTGGACGAAAAGAATGAAAATTTTCTGCCGCGCATGCGCTGGGTAAACGACAACGGCAAGCTGCCGCCTGACATGGTTGCCGGGCAGGCCCTGTTTGCCGCCAACTGCGGCGTATGCCACACCAATGTCAAGGGCGGCCTCAACAATATCGGCATCCGTGTGGCCGGGCGCACCCTGGACAGTCTTAATGCCATCATTGACATCACTGAAAATCTCGGCCCCTTCATGACGCCCTTTACCGGCTCTGAATCGGAGCGCCTGCTGCTGGCCAATTACATTTATATGCTCGCGGCGGAACAGGGCTATATCAAGACGCAGCAGGCCCATACGGGCCGCGCCGCCGGGGAGGTGAAGTAG